A window of the Desulfobacula toluolica Tol2 genome harbors these coding sequences:
- the hisF gene encoding imidazole glycerol phosphate synthase subunit HisF, whose protein sequence is MMITLLDYGAGNVRSVVNAIEKLGGKIKPVTKPSDILDAEKLLFPGVGNYENMIRILTEKNYIAPLREYLKADQPFFGICLGMQALFEGSEEDVSGNESLSMFKGRVNRFKTDLAVPHIGWNGVNLKKDSPVFKDVLPDTKFYFVHSYHIVPEDESVVLTTTNYDYEFVSSVQQGNIIGTQFHPEKSGNAGIKLLENFIYQKDLRAKKAVDIKAKGLSKRIIACLDVRTNDQGDLVVTKGDQYDVRDEGNVRNLGKPVELAKRYYEEGADEITFLNITGFRDFPLKDMPMIKVLEQTSKNVFVPLTIGGGIRDYTDSNGKTYTALDVASRYFRSGADKISIGSDAVDIAEQYLKTGKKTGKSSIEEISRVYGNQAVVISVDPKRVYVNSPDDAKKHHVIKTQFPGPNNEAYCWYQCTVQGGRKTRDLDAVALAKACQELGAGEILLNCIDKDGTNSGFDLELINAVRNAVCIPVIASSGAGCEDHFFQVFEKTSAQAALAAGIFHRKEVPIQNVKNYLLERNIEVRSTI, encoded by the coding sequence ATGATGATTACCTTACTTGATTATGGGGCCGGCAATGTTCGAAGCGTGGTCAATGCCATTGAAAAACTGGGCGGAAAAATCAAACCAGTTACCAAACCCTCTGATATCCTGGATGCTGAAAAACTATTGTTTCCCGGTGTGGGAAATTATGAAAACATGATCCGTATCCTGACCGAAAAAAACTATATTGCTCCATTACGCGAATATCTTAAAGCTGACCAGCCGTTCTTTGGTATATGCCTGGGAATGCAGGCCCTTTTTGAGGGAAGTGAAGAAGACGTTTCAGGCAATGAGAGCTTGAGTATGTTCAAGGGCAGGGTCAACCGTTTCAAAACAGATCTGGCTGTTCCTCACATTGGATGGAACGGGGTAAACCTGAAAAAAGATTCGCCTGTGTTTAAGGATGTTTTGCCGGATACAAAATTTTATTTTGTCCACTCGTATCATATTGTTCCTGAAGATGAATCGGTTGTTTTAACCACCACAAATTACGATTATGAATTTGTCAGCAGTGTTCAGCAAGGCAATATCATCGGCACCCAGTTTCACCCGGAAAAAAGCGGAAATGCCGGTATTAAACTGCTGGAAAATTTTATTTATCAAAAAGACCTGAGAGCGAAAAAGGCCGTTGACATCAAAGCAAAAGGACTTTCAAAACGAATCATTGCCTGCCTGGATGTCAGAACCAACGATCAAGGCGACCTTGTGGTGACAAAAGGGGATCAATACGATGTAAGGGATGAAGGAAACGTCAGGAATCTGGGCAAACCTGTGGAGCTTGCCAAACGATATTATGAGGAAGGGGCAGATGAGATCACTTTTTTGAATATTACAGGATTCAGGGATTTTCCTTTAAAAGATATGCCCATGATAAAAGTGCTTGAACAGACCAGTAAAAATGTTTTTGTGCCTTTGACCATTGGCGGCGGGATAAGAGATTATACGGACAGCAATGGAAAAACCTATACCGCACTGGATGTGGCCTCCCGATATTTCAGGTCAGGAGCTGATAAAATATCCATTGGCAGCGATGCCGTTGATATTGCCGAGCAATATTTAAAAACAGGTAAAAAAACAGGAAAAAGCTCCATCGAAGAAATTTCCAGAGTGTACGGCAACCAGGCGGTAGTGATTTCAGTGGACCCCAAAAGAGTCTATGTAAACTCGCCGGATGATGCAAAAAAACACCATGTGATCAAAACTCAATTTCCAGGCCCGAACAATGAAGCCTATTGCTGGTATCAGTGTACAGTACAGGGTGGCAGAAAGACAAGAGATCTGGATGCGGTTGCACTGGCCAAAGCCTGCCAGGAACTGGGTGCCGGAGAAATTCTTCTCAATTGCATTGACAAGGACGGGACAAACTCAGGGTTTGACCTTGAATTGATCAATGCCGTAAGAAATGCTGTTTGCATACCTGTGATTGCATCAAGCGGGGCCGGGTGTGAAGATCATTTTTTCCAGGTGTTTGAAAAAACATCTGCACAGGCAGCCCTTGCCGCCGGTATATTTCACAGAAAAGAAGTGCCCATCCAAAATGTTAAAAACTATCTGCTTGAAAGGAATATAGAAGTTCGTTCTACAATATAG